A segment of the Pirellulales bacterium genome:
CGTACTCTCGGCGCACCGCACACCCGACGAATTGCGGAGCTACATCGCCGACGCTGAATCACGCGGCGTGGAAGTTTGGATCGCCGCGGCCGGCGGAGCGGCCCATTTGGCGGGGGTTGTGGCGGCGCACACAGTGCGGCCGGTGCTCGGCGTGCCCATCCCCAGCACGTCGCTCAATGGGCTCGATTCGCTGTTGGCCATCGTGCAGATGCCGGCCGGCATTCCCGTTGGCACATTGGCGATTGGCAAGCCCGGCGTCACGAACGCGGCCTTGCTGTCCGTCAGCATCCTGGCCACGAGCCGGCCTCCTTTGGTCGAAAAGCTTCGCAAGTTTCGCGCCGACCAGGCCAAGAAAGTGTTGAGCGAAACGCTGCCGTAGAGGTTACCGCGGCAACCTTTGAACAAATCCTGCAGCGCAGGATTTACCACGCGTTAAGCAAGTTCTGCAGGCGCGCCGCGGCGCGTAGGTACTTGACGACACGCGGTCCGACGCGGATCAGAAATCCCTGATATGCCGACTGCACAATCCAGCGATTCGTCTCGCCCGAGGTATCCGCAGGTAGGATCGCTCCGCCGCTTTGCAGGGAGTGCTTGAACCCGCCGGAAGCGTGGACCCATCCCACGCCTGGCAAGCGGAGCGCT
Coding sequences within it:
- the purE gene encoding 5-(carboxyamino)imidazole ribonucleotide mutase, which gives rise to MHAAERPLVAIVMGSKSDWELMRHADETLNTFDVAHESRVLSAHRTPDELRSYIADAESRGVEVWIAAAGGAAHLAGVVAAHTVRPVLGVPIPSTSLNGLDSLLAIVQMPAGIPVGTLAIGKPGVTNAALLSVSILATSRPPLVEKLRKFRADQAKKVLSETLP